The Procambarus clarkii isolate CNS0578487 chromosome 24, FALCON_Pclarkii_2.0, whole genome shotgun sequence genome includes a region encoding these proteins:
- the LOC123761769 gene encoding acyl-CoA synthetase short-chain family member 3, mitochondrial, producing the protein MLVRGAGVAWAAGLGVDTCLASSVRCITRVTPGGLLPQKQWRFSSTWGTTPSHPLHPSSRNTCFRPLHALFRPKHVPFRQLNTCGPSGTYEELHWRSIHDREAFWAEVGAGVEWHKPFTRVLDDSQLPFCRWYVDGELNTCHNAVDRHVTAGRGDQVAIIHDSPVTGSVTKTTYSQLQEQVSLMAGGLAELGVGYGDRVMIYMPMVTEAVVAMLATVRLGATHSLVFGGFAARELAARISHLRPLVVVSASCGVEPSRLVHYKPILDEAIQLSCHKPQHCVLLQREGLPEAPLTPGRDESWHHVMATASPAPPLPVHSDHPCYVLYTSGTTGQPKGIVRPTGGHAAVLPWTMKAVYGMERGDVWWAASDLGWVVGHSYICYGPLLNGNTTVIYEGKPVGTPDAGQFFRVIEEHGVKGMFTAPTALRAIIHQDPEATHARRYDLSALKYLFVAGEPLDQETRAWALETFRVPVLDNWWQTETGYAITAHAVGLNMPLHPPRGATGKPFVGFDLSVVTEGREAATGELGRIVCRLPLPPGCMSTLYNASERFVETYFTQFPGYYDTMDAGVRDANGYVGVQSRDDDVINVAGHRLSTLSLEEAMLEHPQVVDAAVVGVPDPMKGEVPFGFFVMKEGSESTEEETAEEVVSVVRRVVGPVAAFRLCARVTGLPKTRSGKTPRRSFADLARGKAVQISSTIEDPSLYLDVLDALRRRGYALHTPDPAMP; encoded by the coding sequence ATGTTGGTGCGAGGAGCGGGAGTGGCCTGGGCGGCCGGGCTTGGAGTGGACACCTGCCTCGCTAGTAGTGTCAGGTGTATTACACGTGTGACTCCGGGCGGTTTACTGCCACAGaaacaatggcggttctcgagtaCTTGGGgcaccacaccatcacacccactacacccgTCTTCCCGAAACACGTGTTTCCGTCCATTACACGCGCTTTTCCGCCCAAAACACGTGCCTTTCCGCCAACTAAACACTTGTGGTCCGAGTGGTACGTACGAGGAGCTGCACTGGCGGTCCATCCATGACCGAGAGGCGTTCTGGGCGGAGGTGGGGGCTGGGGTGGAGTGGCACAAGCCCTTCACGAGGGTACTGGACGACTCACAGCTGCCCTTCTGTAGGTGGTACGTGGACGGGGagctcaacacctgccacaacgCCGTCGACCGTCACGTGACCGCTGGTCGGGGTGACCAGGTGGCCATCATCCACGACTCTCCCGTCACGGGCTCCGTCACCAAGACGACCTATTCCCAGCTTCAGGAACAAGTGTCTCTCATGGCCGGCGGCCTGGCCGAACTTGGTGTGGGTTACGGTGACCGCGTCATGATCTACATGCCCATGGTGACGGAAGCGGTAGTGGCCATGCTGGCCACAGTGCGGCTGGGGGCCACACACTCCTTGGTGTTCGGGGGGTTCGCGGCACGAGAGCTGGCAGCCCGCATATCCCACTTGCGGCCCCTAGTGGTGGTGAGCGCCTCCTGCGGCGTCGAGCCCTCGCGCCTAGTGCACTACAAGCCTATCCTGGACGAGGCCATCCAGCTGTCGTGCCACAAGCCGCAACACTGCGTCCTGCTGCAGCGGGAAGGTCTGCCAGAGGCCCCCCTGACCCCCGGGCGGGACGAGTCTTGGCACCACGTCATGGCCACGGCCTCTCCGGCACCCCCTCTCCCGGTCCACTCAGACCATCCTTGTTACGTCCTGTACACCTCTGGCACCACCGGGCAGCCCAAGGGCATCGTGCGGCCCACGGGTGGCCATGCTGCAGTCTTGCCATGGACCATGAAGGCCGTGTATGGCATGGAGCGTGGCGATGTGTGGTGGGCCGCGTCGGATCTGGGGTGGGTTGTGGGCCACTCATACATCTGCTACGGCCCCTTGTTGAACGGCAACACCACCGTCATCTACGAGGGCAAGCCCGTGGGCACCCCGGACGCCGGCCAGTTCTTCCGTGTTATTGAGGAACACGGCGTGAAGGGCATGTTCACGGCCCCCACGGCCCTGAGGGCCATCATACACCAAGACCCCGAGGCCACTCACGCTCGCAGGTACGACTTGTCAGCCCTCAAGTACCTGTTTGTGGCCGGGGAGCCGCTGGACCAGGAGACGCGGGCGTGGGCCCTGGAGACCTTCAGGGTGCCGGTGCTGGACAACTGGTGGCAGACGGAGACGGGCTACGCCATCACCGCCCACGCCGTCGGCTTGAACATGCCTCTCCACCCCCCTCGCGGCGCTACCGGTAAGCCCTTCGTCGGTTTCGACCTGTCTGTTGTGACTGAAGGTCGCGAGGCCGCCACGGGGGAGTTAGGACGCATCGTCTGCCGCCTGCCGCTGCCGCCTGGCTGCATGAGCACACTCTACAATGCCTCGGAACGTTTCGTGGAGACATACTTCACGCAGTTCCCCGGTTACTACGACACGATGGACGCCGGTGTTCGTGACGCAAATGGGTACGTAGGGGTCCAGTCGCGGGACGACGACGTCATTAACGTAGCGGGCCACCGCCTGAGCACCCTGTCGCTGGAGGAGGCCATGTTGGAACACCCTCAGGTAGTGGACGCGGCCGTGGTGGGGGTCCCGGACCCCATGAAGGGGGAAGTTCCATTCGGTTTTTTCGTGATGAAGGAGGGAAGCGAGTCGACGGAGGAGGAGACAGCGGAggaggtggtgtcggtggtgcggAGGGTGGTGGGGCCGGTGGCTGCCTTCCGCCTGTGTGCACGCGTCACCGGCCTCCCCAAGACGCGCTCTGGCAAGACTCCCAGGAGGAGCTTCGCCGACCTGGCCCGGGGTAAGGCCGTCCAGATCTCCTCTACCATCGAGGACCCGTCACTCTATCTCGATGTTCTCGATGCCCTCAGACGACGCGGTTATGCTCTCCACACTCCGGACCCCGCCATGCCATGA